In Haliaeetus albicilla chromosome 32, bHalAlb1.1, whole genome shotgun sequence, a single window of DNA contains:
- the LOC138683239 gene encoding LOW QUALITY PROTEIN: ubiquitin carboxyl-terminal hydrolase 42-like (The sequence of the model RefSeq protein was modified relative to this genomic sequence to represent the inferred CDS: inserted 1 base in 1 codon) — translation MGNDSLIAKEMAPQQRILFPPEKICMDWQQRQRAGAGLHNLGNTCFVNSVLQCLTYTAPLANYLLSREHSQSCRQQDFCMMCITEAHVNKVLHSSVSAIQPSAVIIVLTHKSFQVLPFFWDTSSQASTLIHQVFGGSLRSRVTCFSCKAVSDTYEAFLDIPLDIKPHLSLQLWKTLSNLSGWMAKTAINVASKVIAKAIFLVVTGLRCEQLATASKRLTVPFSSDVLTLCLKRFDAFSGRLARYVYKCTLVPYPEHKELGAHVSQAAGEPLLYSLHAILVHVGPSCRXGHYYCSVKASDGRWYKMNDASVVLCDIKTALCQCAYLLFYARRE, via the exons ATGGGGAATGACTCCC TCATTGCCAAGGAAATGGCTCCACAACAAAGGATCCTCTTTCCCCCGGAGAAGATTTGCATGGATTGGCAGCAAAGACAGAGAGCTGGAGCGGGACTGCACAACCTGGGCAATACGTGCTTCGTCAACTCCGTCCTGCAGTGCCTGACGTACACAGCCCCTCTGGCCAACTACCTGCTCTCTCGTGAGCACAGCCAGTCGT GTCGTCAGCAAGACTTCTGCATGATGTGCATAACGGAAGCGCACGTTAACAAGGTCCTGCATTCCTCAGTCAGTGCCATCCAGCCTAGCGCTGTCATCATTGTCCTCACACATAAGTCATTTCAGGTGCTCCCCTTCTT CTGGGACACATCTTCTCAGGCTAGCACGCTCATTCATCAGGTCTTTGGAGGATCTCTGAGATCCAGAg TGACGTGCTTCAGCTGCAAAGCCGTTTCTGACACCTACGAGGCATTCCTTGATATTCCCTTGGACATCAAG CCTCATCTGTCACTGCAGCTCTGGAAGACTTTGTCAAACCTGAGTGGCTGGATGGCAAAAACGGCTATAAATGTAGCAAGTAAGGTTATTGCTAAGGCCATCTTCCTAGTAGTTACTGGGTTACG GTGTGAACAGCTGGCCACCGCATCCAAGAGGCTCACGGTACCTTTTTCCTCCGATGTCCTGACACTGTGCTTGAAGAGATTCGATGCTTTCTCTGGAAGATTAGCCAGGTATGTATACAAGTGCACG CTTGTGCCGTATCCAGAACATAAGGAGCTTGGCGCACATGTGTCTCAAGCAGCTGGAGAACCTCTCCTCTATTCCTTGCATGCCATCCTGGTACATGTAGGTCCCAGCTGCA CAGGACACTACTACTGCTCTGTAAAG GCCAGCGATGGACGTTGGTACAAGATGAACGATGCCTCTGTGGTTCTCTGTGACATCAAGACGGCCCTCTGCCAGTGTGCATATTTACTCTTCTATGCCAG GAGAGAATGA
- the LOC138683215 gene encoding LOW QUALITY PROTEIN: uncharacterized protein (The sequence of the model RefSeq protein was modified relative to this genomic sequence to represent the inferred CDS: deleted 2 bases in 1 codon) has translation MLGKLGVCDSAPSRVEGIEKLYDLLEDYRSCPSVQGQDWAQTHWFQPQSVVDRIRILQKEAKVKKGKGKAIICAVLGASLAAAMEERKQKSGQSDMIRSLQEQLQESKELLEEERNLVKVLTKELKKQMMREMEREAEVETPPAEKRTQQIYPQKDLQRAKETVESPPNVCPVIKTEYVYEDSSDDRPQVITKEAPYTATELAKLRKDFSRMAKESETEYVWRVSLTGGDGILLSEKEAEGYWGPGVFLTTGNHRAPWSLTQRAAYWAGGLNPMERGDPLAITGTVDQLVKSVQKAACIQMMYDRELKPHQGSPMMLPVDPERMSILIRGLPDSLRPPGIQLRGTILNTINGDGTRSTLEGRMSPDHRRPGRKVWTWGEVAQELIDFGRKFGPVSGPSQRTENKIVRRLSGRLPAPGRQRPLSRQGLWQLGLQKGIPQDLMDGLSTQRLEELVQNWSGQKAVSKPTPSAPPLINPKNETTKEEKVVGN, from the exons ATGCTCGGGAAACTTGGTGTGTGTGATTCTGCGCCCTCGCGGGTTGAAGGAATAGAGAAACTATATGATCTTTTAGAGGACTACCGATCTTGCCCCTCAGTCCAGGGACAAGACTGGGCGCAAACCCACTGGTTTCAACCCCAGAGTGTGGTGGATCGGATAAGAATCTTACAGAAGGAAGCTAAGgttaagaaagggaaaggaaaagctataATTTGTGCGGTGCTGGGAGCGAGTCTGGCAGCCGCGatggaagagaggaagcaaaagtCTGGTCAAAGTGATATGATCAGAAGTCTGCAGGAACAATTGCAAGAAAGTAAAGAGttgctggaggaggaaaggaacctTGTTAAGGTTTTAACGAAAGAATTGAAGAAGCAAATGatgagagagatggagagagaggCGGAGGTAGAAACGCCGCCTGCGGAGAAAAGGACACAGCAAATCTATCCTCAGAAGGATTTGCAAAGAGCAAAGGAGACCGTAGAGAGTCCCCCCAACGTGTGTCCAGTGATTAAAACAGAGTATGTGTATGAGGACAGTAGCGATGACCGTCCTCAGGTAATCACTAAAGAAGCCCCATATACAGCAACTGAATTAGCAAAATtgaggaaagatttttcaaggaTGGCAAAGGAATCTGAGACAGAGTATGTGTGGAGAGTGTCTTTGACGGGAGGAGATGGAATCTTAttgtcagagaaagaagcagaaggatatTGGGGTCCAGGTGTGTTTCTAACAACTGGCAATCACCGGGCCCCATGGTCACTGACTCAGAGAGCTGCGTACTGGGCTGGAGGGCTGAACCCCATGGAAAGGGGAGATCCCCTTGCCATAACCGGTACGGTGGATCAGCTGGTGAAAAGTGTGCAAAAGGCGGCATGCATCCAGATGATGTATGACCGGGAGCTCAAGCCCCATCAGGGCTCCCCGATGATGCTGCCTGTGGACCCAGAGAGGATGAGTATTCTAATACGGGGGCTCCCCGACTCTCTGAGACCACCTGGGATCCAACTACGAGGGACAATTCTAAACACCATCAATGGAGATGGGACTAGGTCCACTCTGGAGGGGAGGATGTCCCCTGACCATCGGCGGCCAGGGAGAAAAGTGTGGACATGGGGAGAGGTAGCTCAGGAGTTGATT GATTTTGGGAGAAAATTTGGCCCTGTTAGTGGACCGTctcaaagaactgaaaacaagatCGTACGGCGACTTAGTGGGCGGCTACCAGCCCCTGGAAGACAGAGGCCCCTAAGTCGACAGGGACTGTGGCAGCTAGGGCTTCAGAAAGGCATTCCCCAGGACTTGATGGATGGGCTCTCGACCCAAAGATTGGAAGAACTTGTGCAGAACTGGTCAGGGCAAAAGGCCGTTTCCAAACCAACCCCTAGTGCCCCACCCTTGATAAACCCTAAGAATGAGACGActaaggaggagaaggtggtggGAAACTAG
- the LOC138683218 gene encoding E3 ubiquitin-protein ligase RBBP6-like, protein MMIQSCHEYDPINYMKKPLGPPPSSYTCHPCRKPGHSIKNCPTNGDESFGSVSRMKKSTGIPRSFLVEVKDPNTKGVMLTKTGKYAIPCLNVEAYARRKKEKPPFLPEEPSSSSSDDPIPDEILCLICKEIMTDAAIIPCCGNSYCDECKCELPCLLIQNSTSALLKAERGDSEITLLPVLFYT, encoded by the exons ATGATGATACAGTCCTGCCATGAATATGATCCAATCAA TTACATGAAGAAACCCTTGGGTCCACCTCCATCATCATATACTTGCCATCCTTGCAGAAAACCTGGCCACTCTATAAAGAACTGCCCAACAAATGGG GACGAAAGTTTTGGGTCTGTTTCCAGAATGAAAAAGAGCACAGGAATTCCAAGGAGTTTCTTGGTGGAGGTGAAAGATCCCAATACGAAGGGTGTTATGCTgacaaaaactggaaaatacGCAATACCGTGTCTTAATGT ggaagcttatgctagaagaaagaaggaaaagcctcCCTTTTTACCAGAGGagccatcctcttcctcctcagatGATCCTATTCCAGATGAGATTTTATGTCTCATTTGTAAGGAGATAATGACTGATGCAGCTATTATTCCCTGCTGTGGAAACAGTTACTGTGATGAATGTAAGTGTGAGCTCCCATGTTTGTTAATTCAAAACAGCACATCTgctcttctgaaagcagaaagaggagaTAGCGAAATTACTTTGTTACCAGTTCTATTTTATACTTAA